The segment CGGGAGCATCTCCCGGCACGATCCATCGCCGAACCGTCCCGACGGGGGGATCTCGGATGATCGGTGGCGCGCTCCGATATCTGAAGTCGAAACTCATCTACGTCGTCGTCGGATCGCTCGCCGCCGGCCTCCTCATCGGGCAGTTCATCGGGACGACGACGCAGTCCCTTCTGCAGGCCGCGATCATCCCGGTGCTGTTCGTGATGATCTATCCGATGATGATCACCATCGATCTCCGGGAAGTGCTCTCGATCAGAGAGCACTTTGGACCGGTCGGCGCGAGTTTGCTCGTCAACTTCGGGATCGCGCCGCTCGTCGCGATCGGTCTCGCGCGGCTCTTTTTCGCCGGGGACCCCGCCTACGCTATCGGCCTCTACCTGATCGCGCTCATCCCGACGTCCGGGATGACCGCCGCGTGGACCGGCTTAGCCGGCGGGGACCTGGAGGCGGCGCTGGTCGCGATCGCGGCCAATCTGGTCGCCGCCGTGTTCGTCCTCCCGGTGTATCTCTCGGTGCTCGTCGGCGGCGACGTCGGGTTCGATCCGAACGCGCTCTATCGACAGCTGGCCATCGTCGTCGCGATCCCGATGGTCGCCGGCAATCTGACGCGGCGGCTCCTCCTGCGACGATACGGCGACGAGGGGTTCAAACGACTCAAGCCGACGTTCGGTGGCGTCTCCTCGTTCGGCGTGATGTTGATCGTCTTCATCGCGATGGCGATTCGCTCCGAGAGCATCCTGGCCGATCCGATCGCGTCGGCGCTCACGATCGTTCCGCTGGTAGCATTCTACGCGATCGTGCTCGCGGTCGGAGCCGGAATCGGCCGAGCGCTCCTCGCCGAGCCGCAGTCGGTCGCGCTCGTGTACGCGACGAGCATGCGGAACCTCTCGATCGCGCTGGCCATCGCGGCCGCTCCCGGGTTCCCGCCCGCGGAATCGGTCCTACCGATCGCGCTCGCGTATCTCGTCCAGCCGCCGCTGGGCGCGGTGTACATGCAGTACCGGCGCGATTTCGTCGACGAGGACCGAAGCCTCGTCGCCGCGTTCCAAGCGCGGATGCCCCGATTGTGACCGGTTACGGATCGATCTCCGCGACGGGACGACCCGCCCCTCACGACAAAAGCGTCGGCGAAACCGCCCCGTCGAGCGTCTCCTCGACCTGCGTGGCGACGAGGACGAGCGCCGCGATGGCGAGGACGGCCCCGACGGCGAAGGGAACCACGAACCCGTAGGCGAACAGCGCCCCCGACGCCAGCGGCCCGACGGCCGTTCCGAGCCCGAACGCCATCGTCAACACCGATAGCGTCGTCCCCGACTCGCCCTCCGTGGCGAGGTCGCCGGCCACCGCGAGCGCGGGGGCGAACACCATCGCCACCGAGACGCCGTGAACCAATCGCGCGACGAGCATCGTCCACGGCGACGTGACGAGCCCCTGTGCCAACACCGCTGGCGCGAGGAGGACGAGTCCCCAAACCAAGAAGGGCTTTCTGCCGAACCGGTCGGCGGCGCGTCCGATCGGCACCTGGAAGGCGACGTTCGCGATGACGACCGCAGAGAACTGGATCCCGAACCACGTCGGCCCCTGGTCGAGTCTGGCGTTGATCGGCTCCTGCAGCGTCGCGAACAGCGCGATCGAGGTCGCCATGAACAGCGTGCCGACGCCGAGGACGAAGATCGGATCGAGCAGCCGGTCGTCGCCGGTCACCGCGATCGAGAGGTCGTCGCCCGCGTCGGCCGCGGACATTGGCGGTTCCGAGATGAGCACCGTCACGAGCAGAAAGCTCACGAGCGCGCCGAGGACGGCGACGCCGAAGGCGGCGTTGAACCCCGAGAGCGTCACGTCGAAGAGTAGCACGTAGGGCCCACGCTGTATCACGAGCCCCGCGACGACCGGCCCGAATCCGAACCCGAGCAGCCGGAACGTGTTGAACACGCCGAAGTTGCCGCCGCGCTCGGCATCGCTTCGAGCGAGGTCGTTGACGAGCGCAATCGTCGTCGGGATGACGAACGCGCCGCCCAGCCCCTGCAACGCTCGCACGACGAGCAGCGCCTCGTAGCTCTCGACGAGCGCGTAGGCGACGCTCGTGACGGCGAGGACGACGAGTCCGAACAGGATGTACACCTTCCGGCGGCCCGTCCGGTCCGAGAGCCGGCCGGTGAAGGGCTGTGCGAAACTGTTCAGGAATCCGAACAGCGACAGCGCGAAGCCGATGAGGAGTTCGATGGTGACGGCGACGCCGAACACCGTGGCTCCCTCGAAGCCGGGGAGCGCGAGTTCGCCGCTCGCGATGTACAGCGGCAGGACGATGATGAGAAACGAGTTCGCGACCGCGTCGGCCATCCGAGCGAACGCCAACACGACGACTCTGCGATCGGTCCCGAACATCCACCGGACGGAAGCGCGGGTGACGTATCACGTTTCCGAAGGGGGCCCGGGATCGGTGGAACGTCACTCGGCGAGCGTGAATCCCGGCCGTTAAATACGCAGCGCGACTGAACTCCCGGTATGGAATTTTGCGACGAGTGCGGTTCGATGATGCACAGCCAGGACGGGTTCTGGGTGTGCGGATCCTGCGGATTCGAGAAGGAGCGCGACGCCGACAGCGAAGCCGGAATG is part of the Natronomonas salsuginis genome and harbors:
- a CDS encoding MFS transporter is translated as MFGTDRRVVVLAFARMADAVANSFLIIVLPLYIASGELALPGFEGATVFGVAVTIELLIGFALSLFGFLNSFAQPFTGRLSDRTGRRKVYILFGLVVLAVTSVAYALVESYEALLVVRALQGLGGAFVIPTTIALVNDLARSDAERGGNFGVFNTFRLLGFGFGPVVAGLVIQRGPYVLLFDVTLSGFNAAFGVAVLGALVSFLLVTVLISEPPMSAADAGDDLSIAVTGDDRLLDPIFVLGVGTLFMATSIALFATLQEPINARLDQGPTWFGIQFSAVVIANVAFQVPIGRAADRFGRKPFLVWGLVLLAPAVLAQGLVTSPWTMLVARLVHGVSVAMVFAPALAVAGDLATEGESGTTLSVLTMAFGLGTAVGPLASGALFAYGFVVPFAVGAVLAIAALVLVATQVEETLDGAVSPTLLS
- a CDS encoding arsenic resistance protein → MIGGALRYLKSKLIYVVVGSLAAGLLIGQFIGTTTQSLLQAAIIPVLFVMIYPMMITIDLREVLSIREHFGPVGASLLVNFGIAPLVAIGLARLFFAGDPAYAIGLYLIALIPTSGMTAAWTGLAGGDLEAALVAIAANLVAAVFVLPVYLSVLVGGDVGFDPNALYRQLAIVVAIPMVAGNLTRRLLLRRYGDEGFKRLKPTFGGVSSFGVMLIVFIAMAIRSESILADPIASALTIVPLVAFYAIVLAVGAGIGRALLAEPQSVALVYATSMRNLSIALAIAAAPGFPPAESVLPIALAYLVQPPLGAVYMQYRRDFVDEDRSLVAAFQARMPRL